A single genomic interval of Mucilaginibacter robiniae harbors:
- a CDS encoding HesB/IscA family protein, translating to MVTVTDKAKDKIEHLMQDAELDSSYFLRVSVQGGGCSGLSYNMDFDNESRKGDQFFEDKGVRIALDMKSFLYLAGTELDFSDGLNGKGFNFHNPNASRTCGCGESFSV from the coding sequence ATGGTTACTGTAACAGATAAAGCGAAAGATAAAATTGAACACCTGATGCAGGATGCAGAGCTGGATAGCTCGTATTTTTTACGGGTATCAGTTCAGGGCGGCGGCTGTTCAGGCTTATCCTACAATATGGATTTTGATAATGAATCCCGTAAAGGCGATCAGTTTTTTGAGGATAAAGGCGTCCGTATAGCACTGGATATGAAGTCATTTTTATATTTGGCCGGTACAGAGCTTGACTTTTCAGATGGTCTGAATGGTAAAGGTTTTAACTTCCATAATCCTAATGCCAGCCGTACTTGCGGATGTGGCGAAAGCTTTTCGGTATAA
- a CDS encoding IscS subfamily cysteine desulfurase: protein MNLPIYLDNNATTPMDPRVLEAMLPYFTQKFGNAASRNHHFGWVAEEGVDYAREQVAKLIGASEKEIIFTSGATESDNLAIKGVFEMYKDKGNHIITAVTEHKAVLDACKHVEKLGGKVTYLQVQKDGLVDLEALEAAMTPETILVSIMYGNNEIGVVQPVREIADIAHKHGALFMTDATQAVGKIPVDVNKDGIDLLALSAHKMYGPKGVGALYVRRKGPRVKVTAQMDGGGHERGMRSGTLNVPGIVGLGKACELAYNEMESEAARLSALRDKLQASLTELEESYVNGNVAHRLPHVANVSFKYVEGEGLMMAMKDLAVSSGSACTSASLEPSYVLKSLGLSDDLAHSSIRFGLGRFTTEEEVDYAIEVTKKAVTHLRELSPLWEMFKEGIDLNSIEWAEH from the coding sequence ATGAATCTTCCGATATATTTAGATAACAACGCCACCACACCTATGGACCCACGGGTGCTGGAAGCTATGCTGCCATATTTTACCCAAAAGTTTGGTAATGCAGCCAGCCGTAATCACCATTTTGGCTGGGTAGCCGAAGAGGGCGTAGATTATGCACGCGAGCAGGTAGCTAAACTGATTGGCGCCAGCGAAAAGGAAATTATTTTCACCTCGGGCGCTACCGAGTCAGACAACCTGGCTATCAAAGGCGTATTCGAGATGTACAAAGATAAAGGTAACCACATTATTACTGCGGTTACTGAACATAAAGCTGTTTTAGATGCGTGCAAACACGTTGAAAAATTAGGCGGTAAAGTAACTTACCTGCAGGTACAAAAAGATGGGTTAGTTGACCTGGAAGCTTTAGAAGCAGCCATGACTCCTGAAACCATTTTGGTTTCAATCATGTACGGCAATAACGAGATTGGTGTTGTTCAGCCGGTAAGAGAAATTGCTGACATTGCCCACAAACACGGTGCCCTGTTCATGACCGATGCTACACAAGCAGTAGGTAAAATTCCGGTTGATGTCAATAAAGACGGTATTGATTTACTGGCTTTATCAGCTCATAAAATGTATGGACCTAAAGGTGTAGGCGCTTTATACGTTCGTCGTAAAGGACCAAGAGTGAAAGTTACCGCTCAAATGGACGGCGGCGGCCACGAGCGCGGTATGCGTTCAGGTACCTTAAATGTTCCGGGTATTGTAGGTTTAGGTAAAGCTTGCGAACTGGCATACAACGAAATGGAGAGCGAAGCTGCACGTTTATCAGCCCTGCGAGATAAATTGCAAGCTTCTTTAACAGAGCTGGAAGAAAGCTATGTAAACGGAAACGTTGCACACCGTTTACCACACGTAGCAAATGTTTCTTTCAAGTATGTAGAAGGCGAAGGCTTAATGATGGCGATGAAAGATTTAGCGGTATCATCAGGTTCAGCTTGTACTTCAGCTTCATTAGAACCATCTTATGTATTAAAGAGCTTAGGTTTATCAGACGATTTAGCACACTCTTCTATCCGTTTTGGTTTAGGCCGTTTCACTACCGAAGAAGAAGTAGATTATGCTATCGAGGTAACTAAAAAAGCAGTTACTCACCTTCGCGAACTTTCACCATTGTGGGAAATGTTTAAAGAAGGCATCGACCTGAACTCTATTGAGTGGGCAGAACATTAA
- a CDS encoding sugar O-acetyltransferase translates to MKTEKEKMLAGEPYLANDPILVAERKAAKTLLHRLNVTEYVFNDNAKIILRELLPNAPEDLYIEPPFHCDYGYNMYCGTNVYFNVNCVVLDVMKVTIGNNVFFGPGVQVYTATHPLDALERRSTEFAKPITIGNDCWIGGGTVICPGVTIGDACVIGAGSVVTKDIPDHSLAVGNPAKVIRKI, encoded by the coding sequence ATGAAAACAGAAAAAGAAAAGATGTTAGCTGGCGAGCCTTACCTAGCTAACGACCCTATACTGGTAGCTGAACGCAAAGCTGCTAAAACTTTGCTGCATCGTTTAAATGTTACCGAATACGTGTTTAACGACAATGCCAAAATCATCTTACGCGAACTACTCCCCAATGCACCAGAGGATTTATACATAGAGCCGCCCTTTCATTGCGATTATGGTTATAACATGTATTGCGGCACCAACGTCTATTTCAATGTGAATTGCGTGGTGTTGGATGTAATGAAAGTGACCATCGGCAATAATGTGTTCTTTGGCCCGGGCGTACAAGTTTATACAGCCACTCATCCGTTGGATGCACTGGAACGCCGTTCAACCGAGTTTGCTAAGCCAATTACCATAGGTAATGATTGCTGGATTGGTGGTGGAACTGTTATTTGTCCGGGAGTAACTATTGGTGACGCTTGTGTGATTGGCGCTGGCTCGGTAGTTACCAAAGATATTCCCGATCACTCTCTAGCTGTAGGCAACCCAGCGAAAGTAATCCGAAAAATATAA
- a CDS encoding Crp/Fnr family transcriptional regulator — MLSSDDIKFYLSIFQGLSLSDLTELFNLAHTRHIPAGGIYIDEGSTAKKLGLIRQGLIRAYCIKPNGDDITLLIRWENQFVASHDNIILNQPSRFIYQALEDTVLMELDYTRMESILDHNPKLSSHRNFFLLRMLAESLERTEAFVLLTSEERYLQLIQEKPDIYNRVPNKYLATLLGITPVSLSRIRKRITHQPKH, encoded by the coding sequence ATGCTCAGTTCCGACGACATCAAATTTTATCTCAGCATCTTCCAAGGCCTTAGTTTGTCGGATTTAACAGAACTGTTTAACCTAGCACATACACGCCATATTCCGGCAGGAGGAATTTATATTGATGAAGGCTCAACTGCTAAAAAGTTAGGGTTGATACGCCAAGGATTAATACGGGCTTACTGCATCAAACCTAATGGCGATGATATTACCTTGCTTATACGCTGGGAAAACCAGTTTGTAGCATCACATGATAACATCATTCTGAACCAGCCTTCCCGTTTTATTTACCAGGCACTGGAAGATACTGTTTTGATGGAACTGGATTATACCCGAATGGAAAGCATTCTGGATCATAACCCCAAATTATCTTCGCACCGCAACTTCTTTTTACTACGCATGTTAGCCGAATCGTTGGAAAGAACAGAAGCATTTGTGCTGCTCACGTCCGAAGAAAGGTACCTGCAACTTATTCAAGAAAAACCGGATATTTATAACCGTGTACCTAACAAATACCTGGCTACCCTGCTGGGCATTACACCGGTATCTTTAAGCCGTATTCGCAAAAGAATCACGCATCAGCCTAAGCATTAA
- a CDS encoding sterol desaturase family protein: MLRILIELFTMSAIRYFVIAGLPFIAFYKVLTTWFAKSKIQKRDADIKDFKREIFHSVQTSAILGIIGFIVLFSPLKNHTLVYTDINAYPLWWIGVSLGLSLVVHDTYFYWMHRIMHHKKLFKLTHLVHHQSTNPSPWASYSFQFIEAWVEGAVLFVIAFLFPIHPLTILLFTVLGFVINVYGHLGYEVMPRWLRHSFLFEIINTSVYHNLHHSKFKGNYGLYFRVWDRLLGTEHPDYVKEYDRIQENRFGAELSKQALNK; this comes from the coding sequence ATGCTTAGAATATTAATTGAACTTTTCACTATGTCGGCTATCCGGTATTTTGTGATTGCCGGACTACCATTTATCGCTTTCTATAAAGTACTCACCACTTGGTTTGCCAAATCAAAAATCCAGAAACGAGATGCAGATATTAAAGATTTCAAGCGTGAAATTTTCCATTCGGTACAAACCTCAGCAATATTAGGTATTATAGGCTTTATTGTTTTATTCAGCCCTTTAAAAAACCATACGCTTGTTTACACCGATATAAACGCCTACCCGCTATGGTGGATTGGAGTTAGCCTAGGCTTAAGCCTTGTTGTGCATGATACCTATTTCTACTGGATGCACCGTATAATGCACCACAAAAAGCTATTTAAATTAACGCACCTGGTGCATCACCAATCTACCAACCCTTCGCCTTGGGCATCGTATTCTTTCCAGTTTATCGAGGCTTGGGTAGAAGGTGCTGTGCTGTTTGTTATTGCCTTTTTATTTCCTATACATCCTTTAACCATACTGTTGTTTACAGTACTGGGTTTTGTAATTAATGTTTACGGGCATTTAGGTTATGAAGTAATGCCACGTTGGTTAAGACATTCTTTTTTGTTTGAAATCATAAACACGTCGGTATATCATAACCTACACCATAGTAAATTTAAAGGCAATTACGGCCTGTATTTTCGTGTTTGGGACCGCCTATTAGGTACCGAACACCCCGACTATGTAAAAGAATATGACCGCATACAGGAAAATCGCTTTGGCGCTGAACTCAGTAAACAAGCTTTAAATAAATAA
- a CDS encoding AMP-dependent synthetase/ligase, which translates to MNPVKRPTTVPQLIRNVVANIHPDTHPFLTHKVNDSWIDISYREALEKIDAISAWFLEMGIQKGDRLGLVIENGPEYIYYDQALQQIGAINASIYPTLTEAETEYIINDSGMKALLIGNPFLLRKVLKVANNCPSLLRIIPVFDDYEKYTEKVSLNAGVISFNEMLEEGRAIVSQYHQAIDIAREAILPSDLSCLIYTSGTTGTPKGVMLMHSNFVETVWSGLFQISNVDKDDTFLSFLPLSHVFERAATYYMCLGAGSRIAFAQSLELLAKNMVEVQPTIMNCVPRLLERIHDRAMKNGSTAGGIKTKIFNWSFDVGRKYREALESGKKPNFLLRKQREYAEKLVFSKIKEKTGGHLKFLISGGGALPKNVGEFFGNIGIPVLEGYGLTETTGPVCVTEFDRQVYGTAGRILPGTEMAIQNIETGKIYTIQTHDSLDPNLISEEGEIIMKGVAVMKGYWNKPEETKAAIDPEGWFHSGDIGRFYKGYLQITDRLKNMLVNAYGKNIYPTPVENAYLKSPKIEQIFLIGDRREYVTAIIVPPKESLQETFGFDEAWFEQPDAFVHDKQVTDWLNQDIRKLSNGLAKFERIKNFKVKRNSFSMEEGEMTVTLKAKRKVIEKKYAQVIDEMYMQEVDAD; encoded by the coding sequence ATGAACCCGGTTAAAAGACCAACCACTGTTCCGCAGTTGATACGGAATGTAGTAGCAAATATTCATCCCGACACCCATCCATTCTTAACGCACAAAGTAAACGATAGCTGGATTGATATATCTTATCGTGAAGCCTTGGAAAAGATTGATGCCATTTCGGCTTGGTTTTTAGAGATGGGCATTCAAAAAGGTGACCGCTTAGGATTAGTAATAGAAAACGGTCCTGAGTATATTTACTACGATCAGGCCCTGCAACAAATTGGTGCTATTAACGCTTCCATATACCCTACCCTTACCGAAGCCGAAACTGAATACATCATTAATGATTCGGGTATGAAAGCGTTGCTGATTGGCAACCCATTTTTGTTGCGTAAGGTATTGAAAGTAGCTAACAACTGCCCATCGCTGCTGCGCATTATCCCAGTTTTTGATGATTACGAAAAATATACAGAAAAGGTAAGCCTGAATGCCGGCGTAATCAGCTTTAATGAAATGCTGGAAGAAGGCCGCGCTATAGTAAGCCAATACCATCAAGCAATTGATATTGCACGTGAGGCCATTTTACCGTCTGATCTTTCTTGTCTGATTTATACTTCAGGCACCACAGGTACGCCCAAGGGAGTTATGCTGATGCACAGCAACTTTGTGGAAACGGTGTGGTCGGGTTTGTTCCAGATTTCAAATGTGGATAAAGATGATACCTTCCTATCATTCCTGCCCTTATCGCATGTGTTTGAACGGGCAGCTACCTACTATATGTGTTTGGGTGCAGGCAGCCGTATTGCTTTTGCGCAAAGCCTAGAGCTACTGGCCAAAAATATGGTAGAGGTACAGCCTACCATCATGAACTGCGTACCTCGTTTGCTGGAGCGTATTCACGATCGTGCCATGAAAAACGGCAGCACTGCCGGAGGTATCAAAACTAAAATATTCAACTGGTCGTTTGATGTGGGCCGTAAGTACCGCGAAGCATTGGAAAGCGGTAAGAAGCCAAACTTCCTGTTACGTAAGCAACGGGAGTATGCTGAAAAATTGGTATTCAGCAAGATTAAAGAAAAAACCGGTGGCCACTTAAAGTTCCTGATTTCGGGCGGTGGTGCATTGCCTAAAAATGTAGGCGAGTTTTTCGGCAACATTGGTATTCCGGTACTGGAAGGTTATGGTTTAACAGAAACCACGGGTCCGGTATGTGTAACTGAATTTGACCGCCAGGTGTATGGTACCGCAGGACGTATTTTACCGGGTACTGAAATGGCAATTCAGAATATTGAAACCGGCAAAATCTACACCATTCAAACACATGATTCATTAGACCCGAACTTGATATCTGAAGAAGGTGAAATCATCATGAAAGGTGTTGCGGTGATGAAGGGATACTGGAACAAGCCGGAAGAAACCAAAGCTGCTATTGACCCGGAAGGCTGGTTTCACAGTGGTGATATTGGCCGTTTTTACAAAGGCTATCTGCAAATTACTGACCGTTTAAAAAACATGCTGGTAAATGCTTATGGTAAAAACATCTATCCTACACCAGTAGAAAACGCTTACCTGAAAAGCCCTAAAATTGAACAGATATTTTTGATTGGCGACCGTCGTGAATACGTAACTGCTATTATCGTTCCGCCTAAAGAATCATTACAGGAAACCTTTGGTTTCGATGAAGCTTGGTTTGAACAACCCGATGCCTTTGTGCATGATAAACAGGTAACGGATTGGTTGAACCAGGATATTCGTAAACTAAGTAACGGTCTGGCTAAGTTTGAACGTATTAAAAATTTCAAAGTGAAACGCAATTCTTTCAGTATGGAAGAAGGCGAAATGACCGTAACCTTAAAAGCCAAACGTAAAGTGATTGAAAAAAAATACGCGCAAGTAATTGATGAGATGTATATGCAAGAAGTGGATGCGGATTAG
- the iscU gene encoding Fe-S cluster assembly scaffold IscU, whose translation MAYSDKVIDHYTNPRNVGTLDKSSTQVGTGLVGAPECGDVMRLQIQVDENNVITDAKFKTFGCGSAIASSSLATEWLKGKSIDEAITIDNMDIVEELALPPVKIHCSVLAEDAIKAAINDYRVKNGLAPIELEKSHH comes from the coding sequence ATGGCTTATTCAGATAAAGTAATTGACCATTACACTAACCCTCGTAACGTGGGTACTTTAGATAAAAGCAGTACCCAGGTAGGTACTGGCTTAGTAGGTGCTCCTGAATGTGGCGACGTAATGCGTTTGCAAATTCAGGTAGATGAAAACAATGTAATTACCGATGCTAAATTCAAAACCTTTGGTTGCGGTTCGGCTATCGCTTCTTCATCATTAGCTACCGAATGGCTAAAAGGTAAAAGCATTGACGAGGCTATTACTATCGACAATATGGACATTGTAGAAGAGTTGGCTTTACCTCCGGTAAAAATCCACTGCTCTGTATTAGCTGAAGATGCCATCAAAGCTGCCATTAACGATTACCGCGTTAAAAACGGCTTAGCCCCTATCGAGCTGGAAAAATCACACCATTAA